A genomic window from Enoplosus armatus isolate fEnoArm2 chromosome 20, fEnoArm2.hap1, whole genome shotgun sequence includes:
- the tekt3 gene encoding tektin-3 translates to MELMGSTLTATYARPKTSHFLPAISTMASSYRNTQPALGMNPSANLWRTNSYYKSSSSVPTPSSIQRENLDLVRAKTMFYPSNRTALTTRYTPDDWYRSNQSNYRESESSRKSAERLRKDTMRLMQDKEQLTRRTQDNTSKNIGERLNDIVFWKSELSHEIDNMVTEIAALTEVKRRLERALAETEGPLQVSQECLYHREKRMSIDLVHDDVEKDLIKEVEVIKSCQERMRRHLDRAIAQLASNRAAQHELERDISDKVTAQRIEDRCHHLRNTSDGISYYRGIERLDPSLSLPDSWSKFTDDNILHSQSERAASHKLRDEIEILLNTTSNEMWNQFNNVNVAFTNRISETADAKNSLQAHLAKTLQEIFQTEMLIESLKTALRDKECPLKVAQTRLEERTRRPNIELCRDNPHHRLVGEVREIEDTMHKLQERLMEAENTLQTLIKTKVTLEHDLSVKANSLFLEQEKCMSMRKSFPSMPRLVGYT, encoded by the exons ATGGAGCTGATGGGATCTACTCTGACAGCCACATATGCTCGGCCAAAAACCAGCCACTTCCTCCCTGCCATTTCCACCATGGCATCCAGCTATCGCAACACCCAGCCTGCCTTGGGCATGAATCCCAGTGCCAACCTGTGGAGGACCAACAGCTATTACaagagcagcagctctgtcccAACCCCCTCTTCCATACAGCGAGAGAATTTAGATCTGGTTCGAGCCAAGACCATGTTCTACCCATCCAACAGGACAGCGCTGACCACCCGTTACACTCCCGACGACTGGTACAGGTCCAACCAAAGCAACTACAGGGAGTCCGAGTCGTCCCGCAAAAGCgcagagaggctgagaaagGACACCATGCGGCTGATGCAGGATAAGGAGCAGCTGACCAGACGAACCCAGGACAACACCAGCAAGAACATTGGCGAGCGGCTCAACGACATTGTCTTCTGGAAGTCTGAGCTGAGCCATGAGATCGACAACATGGTGACAGAGATAGCAGCCCTCACTGAGGTCAagaggaggctggagagagCCTTGGCAGAGACTGAGGGGCCCCTTCAG GTGTCTCAAGAGTGTTTGTACCACAGAGAGAAGCGGATGTCCATCGATCTGGTACATGACGATGTCGAGAAAGACCTCATAAAG GAAGTGGAAGTCATCAAGTCATGTCAAGAAAGGATGAGGCGCCATCTGGACAGAGCCATCGCTCAGCTGGC GTCAAACCGAGCTGCCCAGCATGAATTGGAAAGAGACATAAGTGACAAAGTGACGGCTCAGAGAATAGAGGACAGGTGTCACCATCTAAGGAACACATCAGATGGCATCAGCTACTACAGAGGGATTGAAAGACTAGACCCCTC GCTCTCTCTGCCAGACTCGTGGTCCAAGTTCACAGACGACAACATCCTGCACTCCCAGAGCGAACGTGCTGCCTCCCACAAGCTCAGGGACGAGATAGAAATCCTGCTGAACACCACGTCCAACGAAATGTGGAACCAGTTCAACAATGTCAACGTAGCCTTCACAAACCGCATATCAGAAACCGCTGATGCTAAGAACAGCCTGCAGGCACACCTGGCTAAG ACTCTGCAGGAGATCTTCCAGACAGAGATGCTCATTGAGTCTCTGAAGACGGCCCTCAGAGACAAAGAGTGCCCACTGAAAGTGGCCCAAACCAGGCTGGAGGAGAGGACCCGTAGGCCCAACATAGAGCTCTGTAGGGACAACCCACACCACAG ACTTGTGGGTGAGGTGAGAGAGATCGAGGACACCATGCATAAGCTTCAGGAGAGGCTGATGGAGGCTGAGAACACTCTGCAGACTCTGATCAAGACCAAAGTGACCCTGGAGCATGACCTGTCCGTCAAGGCCAACTCACTCTTCCTGGAACAGGAAAAGTGCATGAGCATGCGCAAGAGCTTTCCCAGCATGCCCCGTCTGGTGGGCTACACCTAA